One Falsiruegeria litorea R37 genomic window, CGACAACCATGTTGCCGGTCGGGTCGGTGATTGGCATGCCCGCGCCAATGGCCGCAGCGATCGGTTCCGAGATCAGGCCCGCGCGACGCGCACCCGCCGACAGAACCGACTGACGGATCGCGCGTTTTTCAACAGGGGTTGCCCCGTGGGGCACGCAGACGATGATCTTGGGTTTGGAAAAGGTCGAGCGCTTGTGAACCTTGCGGATGAAGTGCTTGATCATTTCTTCGGCGGTGTCGAAGTCCGCGATCACACCTTCGCGCATGGGGCGAATCGCCTCGATACTGCCCGGTGTCCGGCCCAGCATCAGCTTGGCGTCTTCGCCTACGGCCAGCACCTTTTTCACGCCATCCTTGACGTGATAGGCCACCACGGACGGTTCCGACAGGATGACACCGCGCCCTTTGACATAGACCAGTGTGTTTGCCGTGCCGAGGTCAATGGCCATGTCCGATGTGAACAAGCCGCCGAGATTTCCAAACACTGACATATACGTGTGATCCTGCTGAGAGCTGCCGATTGGTCCCGCGACTCTGACAGTGCGAGACGATGATCTTATAGGCGTCCCAAGGTGAGGGTGAAAGTGCAGAATCATCGGAAACAGCGCGTTTCCGCCAATTCCAAGCCCGTTTCGCTACGTTGTGTTCAAATCAGGGGCTTTGCTGTCAACCGGCCGAGGCAAAAACCCCTGAAAACGTGGGTGTGATCAAGCGTTTTTTACAAGTTCCTTCATCTTTGGTATTGCAAAAGAGGTAGCGTTCACTAATTAAGTTGTCAGATATGACAGCAAACCTCTCCCCACACGAACGAGGCACTCCATGGAATTCCTAAGCCAATACATCAGCGATTTTCAGCTGACCCATTGGGAAACTCTGATCGATGAATGGTTTCTCGTCTTTGCCTTGGCCTTCTTGGTATTCGAGCTGATCCGCTATGCAGTTGTAAAAAGGCTGAACTGGGAAATGGTTGGTGATACGGTCACCAATTTTATCACGTTGGCCTTCTTCATCGGCATCACCTTTTTGGGCATGGCCGCCTTTTATGTTGGCGCCTATTTTTATGCGGCGCAGTTTGCCGTGTTTGAAATCCCCACGACCTGGGCTTCGTTCCTGATTGCGCTGGTTCTGGCTGATCTTGCCTACTACTGGGAGCACCGGATTCTACATCGGATCAACTTCCTTTGGGCCACGCATTCGGTTCATCACAGCTCTCCATTCTTCAACATCTCGGTCGCCTACCGTCATGGTCCACTCGATGGGTTCTGGCCGCTGTTCTTCCACCTGCCGCTGGTTTTGTTGGGTTTCAACCCGATCTTGATCCTGGTTGTTGAACTGCTGGTGCAGCTGTATCAGACCGCGTTGCACACCGAGGTCATCGGCAAGCTGTGGAAACCGATTGAGCTGATTATGAACACGCCGTCGCACCACCGCGTGCACCACGGGTCGAACCGCAAATACCTGGACAAGAACTATGCTGGGATCTTCATCATTTGGGACCGCATGTTTGGCACCTTTGAGGAAGAAGAAGAAGAGGTGGTCTACGGCCTGGTGACACCGATCGACTCGATCAACCCCTTCGTGGCCTTCTTCCACGGGTTCACGCGGCTGGCTGCGGATGTTTGGAAGATGCCCGGGTTGATGAACAAGTTGGGTGTGTTCTTTGGCCCGCCCGGCTGGCAGCCCAAAGACCGCAAAGACACCTCGCCTGCAGAATAAGCCACAAGGACAGCACAGATGCCATCCAACGTACAACGCATCACCGCCGCCATGGCCACGGCCGCCCTGTTCGTGGGCGGCGCCTGGCTCGCCGCCGGGTTCTCGGTTGATCTGCCGGACGCTTCCGTATCGACTTCAGGTGCGACCTCGGACGCA contains:
- a CDS encoding sterol desaturase family protein, producing the protein MEFLSQYISDFQLTHWETLIDEWFLVFALAFLVFELIRYAVVKRLNWEMVGDTVTNFITLAFFIGITFLGMAAFYVGAYFYAAQFAVFEIPTTWASFLIALVLADLAYYWEHRILHRINFLWATHSVHHSSPFFNISVAYRHGPLDGFWPLFFHLPLVLLGFNPILILVVELLVQLYQTALHTEVIGKLWKPIELIMNTPSHHRVHHGSNRKYLDKNYAGIFIIWDRMFGTFEEEEEEVVYGLVTPIDSINPFVAFFHGFTRLAADVWKMPGLMNKLGVFFGPPGWQPKDRKDTSPAE